Genomic window (Vigna unguiculata cultivar IT97K-499-35 chromosome 10, ASM411807v1, whole genome shotgun sequence):
AAATCCGAAAGAGCAATCCTTGCTACACCAACAGGACGAAATCCTTTGTATTTCTTGCATTGAACCTCAAACGTCACAGACCTTGCATAGGAAGGAACCTCCAACAACAATTTCTCATTCCATGCATGCACTCCATCATCTCCATTCTTCATTTGGGTCGTGCAACACTTCAAAGACTCTGCACGAACAACAACATAGACCTCATCGGAAACTGAATTTCGATCCACACTTATGTTTTCTCCCGACATAACTGTGATCTCCAAGGTGAGTTTTTGCTGTTTTGCTTCCATATCTCTGACACTTTTAGAGTACCTAATAACAAGGTTTGCACTCaactaagtaatttatttaaggTAAGAAAACAAGTAACAAAGTGTGTAATGATGTTGAGTACGTAGTGTTTGGGATGAAAGGATTTGAAGAATGAAGGGGTTTAAGTAAGAGGTTCTGCAGATGAAGAAGTGAGGAAACAACCGTTGCAACTTACGAGCAATGTGTTTGTAACGTACCGTGTATGCGCAAACAGAGAAAAAAAGGTTCACATTGACCACAAACTTTTCTAATGTTCGAACACACGCATATAAAGACTATCGTAAATTCCGAGGAAATTTAATTTTGGCCTCGCATTAATTACGGTTCCTATGACAAATTGTGTCCTTTTATTGTTGAAATATCAATGATTTTTCCCTGTGGGATTAGCTGTATACAtgttttatcatgttttaatgCAATTAGAACACTTTTTATGAGTGTTCTTTACAAAAGTTGTATTCAaagtaaaagtattattttaacgTAGATTCTACATTACTAGTTTCTCtcttaaaattgaaaatggCTGTTTAGTTTGGAAACAAAAAGACGTggtatttaatttctttttataaaggTTACAAATGCAAATGCTGTAGTTTGCATCATgtttctatattaattaattttataactgatgttacaaataaatattatataagtgTATAACGGATCAGGGTCTACTTTTAtatcagttaaaaaataatcaatgtaAAAAATTGACtttagtatttacaaaattgttatcTCATATTTTTACACGAATTTTCGTAATAAATTGATATTATACTAGCAagataaattcatttatttgtttttgtacaTGTATGTTCCTTGATCGATTTGATCGTTTGAACCATCATTTGTTTTgtaatatctttttttatgGTTCAATATCCTTATatcatgttatttatttattttttgtaaggGGGCGGTGGTCGGGGAAAATTGttgtatttaaaattgataatgaAAATTGTGAAATTAGCGATggttataaaatatcaaattacaaattttaaaaataacactCCAGGACAACTAATGTGACGGATATGATATTCATATTGTCTAATTAACAGAAAGATTTAACTATCAGAcacttgaaaaatatataattttttaatactccatatattacaaaaatttattaagaacgtttccaaatttattatagtcttaaaatttaatcaagcTTTTTCAAGACATATTTCGAAAGACTTCGAATCGATTCTGGTGTGAAAACGATATAATTTTTGGTTGATttgaaaataactatatttttgtCGGTTGTTTTAAAAAAGGATTTACATATCATTcgaaatataatatgtaaatagGGAtgataaattagtttctaataacttttttaaatgtcTTAACTTTGATGCAAAATCTTCGAATTAACTATGTACACGTATcgatataagtataaatatatttgtttttcaatttgtaCGTGCGCACAATAGAATATATGAAGATAATAAATAcgaatatttaattatacttatttattaataaatatatgtatcaaaatatttgatataattattaataatttaatttaaatatattttttaaaaatttaagtaattcattaaagaattatttaaaactatcttcatat
Coding sequences:
- the LOC114167334 gene encoding uncharacterized protein LOC114167334, producing MEAKQQKLTLEITVMSGENISVDRNSVSDEVYVVVRAESLKCCTTQMKNGDDGVHAWNEKLLLEVPSYARSVTFEVQCKKYKGFRPVGVARIALSDLLLAKNNNVLSESVSQMFCYGLRSWEGRRNGVLHFAVKVVDNLSAQAKPEKDIEMVSCRGFENEVTGFHVNPKNSSHGITAIPVKVH